In the Anastrepha obliqua isolate idAnaObli1 chromosome 1, idAnaObli1_1.0, whole genome shotgun sequence genome, one interval contains:
- the LOC129245664 gene encoding uncharacterized protein LOC129245664 → MSMLPLAGSVPGTHLRPQSLAGPEREPVQFTVNLVGAPPEVEQLVEQIKHVAEQFLYHWKTFPIVLPQPLAATTLALTANNATNSVSNRNKTRAINLRDLFIAPPFDELDAVASDGSGEPRRLTNSQLKSLRETGEFDVPSLHFPGQVHKWRLSQLLQKGTLRAHDSFLSDLALAARFIVVTARARIFGHFFSVVHAAQALLDGIVKLIDMFIGVPALLAHNLDYKIKEERCRFLIAELVCRPEFEDCLDGLCAFVRKMLRRATMEKFDFNSCEVTQPVPYLFLTPKGQEIDLRLFCRDVMRKALPVLIGILERETRGWFLHFRERLIAELRAKKLSDKEIEEEVNEAVMKEYLQRVYSSILANSKLAELGDGLPELLVQQAQSVVIMYKAVEKVQKEVKRTREDHEKCLANDHSVLSRVAPWLRSKLRTAEESKLSKSAWSAHEEALKMCTKHNLHQTAYFLSRDLAFMKEREPVLLKELKNAKTPTRSFQWACRIWSPSAWIIRRNFQGQSDVIPTVISQQATSIVTPRSDPSQPVFLVEKEIIRTTSTRWPLWRLLNLMQRTWCWTWNMMFLLGILVPWCSSLGLRALFSLRPFMPDLELSQINGTLFPRKTSITETMGSRLIALWRHISKSRTHFETEPDTGFIGKGLTRNLNRVWNYLIKGFLGTLIIVFGYPITCLATSFLSIALALTAPLWIPIFTVLLHLYMILIYDLDCPDNNRNRYCILLEAVIWNILIQGLIQPVAAVLVATCLCPLTSGIILVVGVARYSLRLLWDSLTFHLFIKKCGRVPASDSLAVRRIAGPGLALDYYFIIKPEQALAAFEAKMELDELQAYQHAMERIILQPQKDFSQFVEACFGPFSAQLAKTGPYLALDREAHDLMSTLHEKLEKRRRELQTALTTQLKTRIKLNTTELKIAIQLAAHILEKCYPSHVIARLSISEEDFWDNKGLTVNDWPGLAGLMYTEIFSLDFLTPLTENDTHFKLEPHPSLDLTRYTEMVQNATDVIGSKGLDLLGNVYAPRGNVQVHLPFLEVTAFNPRSRITLTFRKPEKRDMSVGLTTPRVRAHRSQHTKTPEPLKPWRPWKKKSDEKSVTEKLLIPLPVPHPVHIAIAIHNRDSEHPIPLDSELVWEILKSIEDCQGGDVMAVQSVARYRGAVADSSNDSLATSSSIGSTRDSGSGSGIVGNGTETLPCVNREVCTQVKVAEEPVQTSGFHWTLSNWGAAQTARRRTNSNVRVDLASPEDISLDTDSSRAVFNAYGTTV, encoded by the exons ATGTCAATGCTGCCATTAGCCGGCAGTGTCCCCGGTACACATCTACGTCCACAATCATTGGCTGGCCCAGAGCGTGAACCTGTGCAATTTACGGTTAATTTGGTTGGCGCACCGCCCGAAGTTGAACAGCTGGTCGAACAAATCAAACACGTTGCCGAACAGTTTCTCTATCACTGGAAAACCTTCCCAATAG TACTCCCGCAACCGCTAGCCGCTACGACACTCGCGCTGACCGCCAACAATGCGACGAACAGCGTCAGTAACCGCAACAAAACGCGAGCGATTAATTTGCGCGACCTATTTATAGCACCGCCCTTTGATGAGTTAGATGCCGTTGCATCAGATGGCAGCGGTGAACCGCGACGCCTCACCAATTCACAGCTGAAGTCATTGCGCGAGACTGG tGAATTCGATGTGCCCAGCTTACACTTCCCCGGTCAGGTGCACAAGTGGCGGTTGTCGCAGCTGCTGCAGAAAGGTACATTGCGTGCGCATGACTCGTTTCTCAGCGATTTAGCGCTAGCTGCACGTTTTATTGTTGTAACGGCGCGTGCGCGCATTTTCGGACATTTCTTTTCCGTGGTTCATGCCGCACAAGCGCTACTAGATGGCATAGTCAAGCTGATAGATATGTTTATCG GCGTACCGGCTTTACTTGCCCATAATTTAGATTATAAAATCAAAGAGGAGCGTTGtcgttttctaatagcggagtTGGTGTGCCGC CCCGAGTTCGAGGACTGTTTGGATGGGCTTTGTGCGTTTGTGCGAAAAATGCTGAGGCGTGCCACAATGGAGAAATTCGATTTCAATAGCTGTGAGGTGACACAACCGGTGCCATATCTCTTTCTTACGCCTAAGGGTCAGGAGATTGATTTGCGTCTATTCTGTCGTGACGTCATGCGTAAAGCGTTGCCGGTGCTTATCGGCATACTGGAGCGTGAGACACGTGGCtggtttttgcattttcgtGAGCGCCTCATTGCAGAGTTGCGCGCGAAAAAACTCAGCGACAAAGAAATCGAGGAG GAAGTTAATGAAGCTGTTATGAAGGAGTATCTGCAACGTGTCTACTCCTCCATACTGGCGAACTCCAAATTGGCTGAGTTGGGTGATGGGCTTCCCGAACTGCTGGTTCAACAGGCTCAATCTGTTGTGATTATGTACAAGGCGGTGGAAAAGGTGCAGAAGGAAGTCAAACGCACACGCGAAGATCACGAGAAATGTCTGGCCAACGATCACTCAGTGTTGTCGCGTGTTGCGCCTTGGCTGCGCTCGAAATTGCGCACTGCCGAGGAGAGTAAACTCAGCAAGTCAGCTTGGTCGGCACACGAGGAGGCGCTGAAAATGTGCACCAAACATAATTTACACCAAACTGCCTATTTCCTTAGTCGTGATTTGGCATTCATGAAGGAGCGTGAACCGGTTTTGTTGAAGGAACTGAAGAATGCGAAAACGCCGACGCGTAGCTTTCAGTGGGCTTGTCGTATATGGTCGCCTAGTGCGTGGATAATACGACGCAACTTTCAGGGTCAATCAGATGTGATACCAACGGTCATCAGCCAGCAGGCCACTTCTATTGTAACGCCTCGCTCTGATCCAAGCCAGCCGGTTTTCTTAGTGGAAAAGGAAATCATACGCACAACCAGTACACGCTGGCCGTTGTGGCGTTTATTGAATTTGATGCAACGCACCTGGTGTTGGACATGGAACATGATGTTTTTGCTTGGCATACTGGTGCCTTGGTGCAGTTCATTGGGACTGCGTGCGCTATTCAGTTTAAGACCGTTCATGCCGGATTTGGAGTTGTCTCAGATCAATGGTACGCTCTTTCCGCGCAAGACCAGCATTACAGAGACGATGGGCTCACGTTTGATTGCACTCTGGCGACACATATCAAAATCACGTACACACTTTGAAACGGAACCGGACACTG GCTTCATCGGCAAAGGACTAACGCGCAACTTAAATCGGGTttggaattatttaattaagggTTTCCTTGGCACGCTAATCATAGTCTTCGGATACCCGATAACTTGTTTAGCCACCAGTTTTCTCAGTATTGCGTTGGCGCTAACCGCGCCACTTTGGATTCCTATATTTACCGTGCTTTTGCACCTCTATATGATTCTCATCTACGATCTAGATTGTCCGGATAATAACCGCAATCGGTATTGTATTCTCCTGGAGGCCGTTATTTGGAACATTCTAATACAAGGCCTTATACAACCGGTGGCGGCCGTTTTGGTCGCCACATGTCTCTGCCCCCTGACGTCGGGGATAATTTTAGTTG TTGGCGTTGCACGCTATTCGCTGCGACTACTCTGGGATTCCCTGACTTTTCATTTGTTCATCAAGAAATGTGGACGTGTGCCCGCTTCCGATAGTCTTGCCGTTCGACGTATTGCTGGCCCTGGTCTAGCCCTCGATtactattttataattaaacccGAACAAGCTTTGGCAGCATTTGAAGCGAAAATGGAATTGGATGAACTACAGGCATATCAGCACGCCATGGAACGCATCATACTGCAGCCACAAAAGGATTTTAGTCAATTTGTAGAAGCTTGCTTTGGCCCTTTCTCAGCCCAGTTGGCGAAGACAGGACCTTACCTGGCTTTGGATCGTGAGGCACACGACCTTATGAGCACATTGCACGAGAAATTAGAAAAGCGTAGACGAGAACTGCAAACCGCGCTGACGACACAATTGAAAACTCGCATCAAATTGAATACCACGGAATTAAAG ATTGCCATACAACTGGCCGCCCATATTTTAGAGAAATGCTATCCGTCGCATGTTATTGCAAGGCTCTCCATAAGCGAGGAGGACTTTTGGGATAATAAG GGTCTTACCGTAAACGACTGGCCCGGTCTTGCCGGACTTATGTATACCGAAATATTTAGCTTAGATTTTCTAACGCCATTGACTGAAAACGATACACATTTTAAACTAGAACCGCATCCCTCGCTTGACTTGACACGTTACACAGAAATGGTACAAAACGCTACCGATGTGATAGGCTCCAAAGGATTGGATTTACTGGGTAACGTGTATGCGCCGCGTGGTAATGTGCAGGTGCACTTACCTTTTCTCGAAGTGACGGCCTTCAATCCACGTTCACGAATCACGCTGACTTTCAGAAAGCCAGAGAAGAG AGACATGTCCGTCGGTTTGACGACGCCACGTGTGCGCGCTCATCGCTCGCAGCATACGAAAACACCCGAACCGCTTAAACCTTGGCGTCCATGGAAAAAGAAATCGGATGAGAAGAGCGTCACGGAGAAACTGCTTATACCTTTGCCTGTGCCGCATCCAGTACACATTGCCATTGCTATACACAATCGCGACTCCGAACATCCTATACCGCTCGACTCAGAGCTTGTATGGGAAATACTCAAGTCGATTGAGGATTGTCAAGGCGGTGATGTGATG GCTGTGCAGTCGGTTGCGCGCTATCGTGGCGCTGTAGCTGACTCTAGTAATGACTCGTTAGCTACTAGTAGTAGTATTGGGAGCACACGTGATTCCGGCTCGGGCTCGGGCATCGTAGGCAATGGCACCGAAACCTTACCCTGCGTCAACCGCGAG GTTTGCACGCAAGTAAAGGTGGCCGAGGAGCCAGTCCAAACGTCCGGCTTCCATTGGACACTTAGTAATTGGGGAGCAGCGCAAACGGCGCGTCGACGCACCAACTCAAATGTGCGCGTTGATTTGGCGAGTCCCGAGGACATCTCCCTGGATACGGACAGTTCGCGTGCGGTATTCAACGCATACGGTACAACGGTTTAG
- the LOC129252997 gene encoding uncharacterized protein LOC129252997 → MCTKFMLTFAFLMFVAAFSTISANEASIDQKSLTKRSLTEFGSDSGHTVAISASPWLGGGNGAQFSGGFNALAVSGWNPWNSFAARHGSAPSPSEVANAIASAKQASANVLIAQQQMQAAKENVLNQQRIAMEKETAAAILTQKSEAAAAIQRSEAAAAAQAVVLAQQRLAASKSAVAHQQRIAAAREAEAATALQRSAHAAAAEIQKTEYEASKLGQYTRNGNAGAAHHLTLTKDVAFSPITAGTNHVPNVEAVGPWPSNGGKGAAGGGGGAAGWL, encoded by the exons ATGTGCACTAAATTCATG CTCACTTTTGCCTTCCTGATGTTCGTGGCCGCATTTTCGACCATCAGCGCCAACGAGGCGAGCATTGATCAAAAATCCTTAACTAAACGCAGCTTAACTGAATTTGGCAGCGACTCAGGGCACACAGTAGCCATCAGTGCAAGTCCTTGGTTAGGCGGTGGTAATGGCGCCCAATTCAGTGGCGGCTTTAACGCACTGGCTGTCAGCGGTTGGAATCCATGGAATAGCTT CGCCGCCCGCCATGGATCGGCGCCATCACCCAGCGAAGTGGCCAATGCTATTGCCTCTGCCAAGCAAGCTTCGGCCAACGTTTTAATTGCCCAACAACAAATGCAGGCAGCTAAAGAGAATGTGCTCAATCAGCAACGCATTGCTATGGAAAAGGAAACCGCTGCCGCTATACTAACACAAAAGTCAGAGGCCGCCGCGGCCATTCAACGCTCTGAAGCAGCAGCTGCCGCACAAGCAGTTGTGCTGGCGCAACAACGTTTGGCCGCATCCAAATCTGCAGTGGCACATCAGCAACGCATCGCCGCGGCTCGTGAGGCTGAAGCTGCAACGGCACTGCAACGCTCAGcgcatgctgctgctgctgagatACAAAAAACCGAATACGAAGCGTCCAAGCTGGGCCAGTATACTCGAAACGGCAACGCAGGTGCCGCACATCATCTCACCTTGACCAAGGATGTGGCGTTCAGTCCGATTACGGCAGGCACCAATCACGTGCCCAATGTGGAGGCAGTGGGACCATGGCCGAGCAATGGTGGCAAAGGAGCGGCAGGTGGTGGTGGGGGAGCTGCTGGGTGGCTATGA